The proteins below come from a single Agrobacterium vitis genomic window:
- a CDS encoding metallophosphoesterase family protein: protein MRIALLSDIHGNAQALDAVLQATAQAGAERIVILGDIVGYGGDPVRCVDKVSALQQQGALVVRGNHDQAVSDPAISLNDTARAAIHWTRQVLSEEQRTFLANLPMMLRDEDRLYVHAEATSPSAFHYVTDSDTAAQHFAACTARLSFCGHVHRPTLYALASYGQTTDGPPPQGKITTFVPHSQTDIPLLAQRRWLGVIGSVGQPRDGDPAAAFGLLDTIKNTLTFIRVNYDIDGAAAAIRAAGLTETLATRLYRGR, encoded by the coding sequence ATGCGCATTGCTCTTTTGTCCGACATCCACGGCAATGCCCAGGCCCTTGATGCGGTCTTGCAGGCGACGGCGCAGGCCGGTGCCGAACGCATCGTCATTCTCGGCGATATCGTCGGTTATGGCGGCGATCCCGTTCGCTGCGTCGACAAGGTCAGCGCTTTGCAGCAGCAAGGTGCCCTGGTGGTGCGGGGCAATCACGACCAGGCGGTAAGCGATCCCGCCATTTCCCTCAATGACACGGCCCGCGCCGCCATTCACTGGACGCGGCAGGTTCTAAGCGAAGAACAGCGGACCTTTCTGGCCAATCTACCAATGATGCTGCGGGATGAAGACCGGCTCTATGTCCATGCCGAAGCCACCTCTCCCTCGGCCTTTCATTATGTAACCGACAGCGACACGGCGGCGCAGCATTTTGCCGCCTGCACGGCGCGGCTCAGTTTTTGCGGCCATGTCCATCGGCCGACGCTTTATGCGCTGGCTTCCTATGGTCAAACCACTGATGGCCCTCCACCTCAAGGCAAGATCACCACCTTTGTTCCCCATTCGCAAACAGACATTCCGCTTCTGGCGCAGCGGCGCTGGCTCGGCGTGATCGGCTCGGTCGGCCAGCCGCGTGATGGCGATCCGGCGGCGGCCTTTGGCCTGCTCGACACGATAAAGAACACGCTTACCTTCATCAGGGTCAACTATGACATCGACGGCGCGGCAGCGGCCATCCGTGCGGCGGGCCTGACTGAGACGCTTGCCACACGGCTCTACAGGGGACGATGA
- a CDS encoding bifunctional serine/threonine-protein kinase/universal stress protein: protein MARNRLEPGSVIDGFTVVEQAHKGGMARLYAVTHPDYFFPLLMKVPEMGGGIDPAMIVGFEMEQMILPRISGPHVPRFVANGDFTHLPYMVFERLPGKSLYPLLDSLPLNADEVARMGERIATALADLHRQHVVHLDIKPSNILFRDSGEAVLVDFGLARHLDLPDLVNEEFRLPYGTAPYMAPEQILGIRSDFRSDLFALGVLMYFFATGKRPFGDPQRLKGLKRRLWRDPVPPRALNSSISPAFQEVILRCLEVNPARRTPTAAQLALDLKDLPAVPLTARADKLKQDGLAEVLKRRFNPDPIELLKPQTATAALANAPIIVVALDLGETSTELTEAMRLTVSRIMARSPGARLACLNILKIARLNLDNDLDDEGNNKHVARLGKLRQWAAPLKDQPQITCHVLESTSPANAILDYARDNSVDHIVMGARANSPKRALLGSVSAEVASKAPCTVTVVRVRETAHNGKQ from the coding sequence ATGGCCCGCAACCGCCTTGAACCCGGCAGCGTGATCGATGGTTTTACCGTGGTGGAGCAGGCGCACAAGGGCGGCATGGCCCGGCTTTATGCCGTGACCCACCCGGATTATTTTTTCCCACTGCTGATGAAAGTGCCGGAAATGGGCGGTGGCATCGACCCGGCGATGATTGTCGGCTTTGAAATGGAGCAGATGATCCTGCCGCGCATTTCCGGCCCGCATGTGCCCCGCTTTGTTGCCAATGGCGATTTCACCCATCTGCCTTACATGGTGTTTGAAAGGTTGCCGGGCAAATCGCTTTATCCGCTGCTGGACAGCCTGCCGCTCAACGCAGACGAGGTGGCAAGGATGGGTGAGCGAATCGCCACGGCGCTTGCCGACCTGCATCGCCAGCATGTGGTGCATCTCGACATCAAGCCCTCGAATATCCTGTTTCGTGACAGCGGCGAAGCGGTGCTGGTGGATTTCGGCCTGGCGCGCCATCTGGACCTGCCGGATCTGGTAAACGAGGAATTTCGTCTGCCCTATGGCACCGCACCCTATATGGCGCCTGAACAGATCCTGGGCATTCGCTCGGATTTTCGCTCCGACCTGTTTGCACTGGGTGTGCTGATGTATTTCTTTGCCACCGGCAAGCGCCCCTTTGGCGATCCGCAGCGGCTGAAGGGATTGAAGCGTCGGCTGTGGCGCGATCCGGTGCCACCACGAGCGCTGAACTCTTCAATATCTCCCGCCTTCCAGGAAGTTATCCTGCGCTGCCTGGAGGTGAACCCGGCAAGGAGGACGCCGACAGCGGCCCAACTGGCGCTGGACCTGAAGGACCTGCCGGCGGTTCCCCTGACGGCGCGGGCTGACAAGCTGAAGCAGGACGGGCTGGCGGAGGTTTTGAAACGCCGCTTCAACCCCGACCCGATCGAATTGCTGAAACCGCAAACCGCTACGGCGGCCCTGGCTAATGCACCGATTATCGTCGTCGCCCTCGACCTTGGCGAAACCTCGACGGAGCTGACGGAAGCCATGCGGTTGACGGTGTCGCGCATCATGGCGCGCTCGCCCGGCGCACGACTTGCCTGCCTGAATATTTTGAAAATCGCCCGGCTCAACCTCGACAACGATCTGGACGACGAGGGCAATAACAAGCATGTCGCCCGCCTTGGCAAGCTGCGGCAATGGGCAGCGCCGTTGAAGGACCAGCCGCAAATTACCTGCCACGTGCTGGAAAGCACCTCACCCGCCAATGCCATCCTGGATTATGCCCGCGACAACAGTGTCGACCATATCGTCATGGGCGCTCGCGCCAATTCACCAAAGCGCGCCCTGCTCGGCAGCGTATCGGCGGAAGTCGCCTCGAAAGCACCGTGCACGGTCACGGTGGTGCGCGTGCGGGAGACTGCGCATAATGGTAAGCAATAA
- the pdeM gene encoding ligase-associated DNA damage response endonuclease PdeM has product MRPEKTDLTAEIEICGVEAICDLSGALFLPASRLLVVSDLHLEKGAAFARRGQLLPPYDTVATLKKLQAVIARFAPSIVVSLGDTFHDRLGSALMPEPFRQTLEQMSRGREWIWITGNHDPDGVENLAGMVANEISYGGLVFRHEPHIGASARGEIAGHLHPSATVRRREKSVRRACFAADGDRLIMPAFGVTTGGLDLKHKAFTGLFARETLVAHLLGRERIYSVRFSGLFA; this is encoded by the coding sequence ATGCGCCCGGAGAAGACGGACCTCACCGCCGAGATCGAGATCTGCGGTGTTGAGGCCATCTGTGACCTGTCCGGTGCGCTGTTTCTGCCTGCATCACGGTTGCTCGTCGTCTCCGATCTGCATCTGGAAAAGGGGGCGGCCTTTGCGCGGCGTGGCCAGCTTCTGCCGCCCTATGATACCGTTGCGACATTGAAAAAACTGCAAGCGGTGATTGCTCGTTTCGCTCCATCCATCGTCGTCAGCCTGGGTGACACGTTTCATGATCGGTTGGGATCGGCGCTGATGCCGGAACCGTTCCGGCAGACACTTGAGCAGATGTCAAGAGGCCGCGAATGGATCTGGATTACCGGCAATCATGATCCCGATGGGGTCGAAAACTTGGCTGGCATGGTGGCCAATGAAATTTCCTATGGCGGATTGGTGTTTCGCCATGAACCGCATATCGGTGCAAGCGCCAGAGGCGAGATTGCCGGCCATCTTCATCCATCAGCCACCGTGCGCCGGCGGGAGAAATCCGTGCGTCGCGCCTGTTTCGCCGCCGATGGCGACCGGCTGATCATGCCGGCTTTCGGCGTGACGACGGGCGGGCTGGATTTAAAGCACAAGGCATTCACAGGGCTTTTCGCAAGGGAGACGCTGGTCGCGCATCTTCTGGGCCGGGAGCGGATCTATTCGGTGCGCTTCAGCGGCCTGTTCGCTTGA
- a CDS encoding ligase-associated DNA damage response DEXH box helicase: protein MSEPESTLSLLPPPFERWFAQKGWQPRAHQLELLARAGQGESTLLIAPTGAGKTLAGFLPSLVDLTRRGRKRPGEAFTGIHTLYISPLKALAVDIERNLVKPVEEIGLPVSIETRTGDTPQAKRARQKLNPPDILLTTPEQLALLIANGEAPRFFRDLRYVIFDELHSLVTSKRGHLLALGLARLRILAPGLQTIGLSATVADPPELQRWLVAQRPGEPALAGLVKVAGGARPNITILKTQERIPWSGHSARYAIPDIYAVLKQFAMTIIFVNTRSQAEMLFQELWTVNDDSLPIALHHGSLDVGQRRKVEEAMAANRLRAVVATSTLDLGIDWGEVDLVIHVGAPKGASRLAQRIGRANHRMDEPSRAILVPANRFEVMECQAALDANYLGAQDTQAVGEGPLDVLAQHVLGMACAEPFDTEALYHEVTSAMPYASLPRDTFGRIVDFVATGGYALKTYDRYARIRKTAEGRWRISNPAVAQQYRLNLGTIVEEPMLNVRLVKRNHLGSIGRGGMTLGKVEEYFVEQLAPGDTFLFSGKVLRFEGLRESECLVSNAFSQDPKIPAYAGGKFPLSTYLADQVRAMLDDPARRASLPDQVRDWLEIQKVKSVLPKRGDLLVETFPRGKRFYMVLYPFEGRLAHQTLGMLLTRRLERWRAKPLGFVATDYALAIWGLEDLGWMVSTGKLSLADLFEEDMLGDDLEAWLDSSYMLKRTFRTCAVIAGLIEKRHPGKEKSGRQVTVSADLIYDVLRAHEPDHILLQATRADAANGLLDIARLGDMLKRIKGHILHKALDHVSPLAVPVMLEIGRETVVGEAQEDVLAEAAEDLIAEAMG from the coding sequence GTGTCTGAGCCGGAATCCACGCTTTCCCTATTGCCTCCCCCCTTCGAGCGCTGGTTTGCGCAGAAGGGATGGCAGCCGCGTGCGCATCAGTTGGAGCTGCTGGCGCGGGCCGGGCAGGGGGAAAGCACGCTTCTGATTGCCCCGACCGGGGCTGGCAAGACTCTTGCCGGGTTTCTTCCGTCGTTGGTCGATTTGACCCGGCGCGGGCGAAAGCGACCGGGCGAGGCCTTTACCGGCATTCACACGCTTTACATCTCGCCGTTGAAGGCGCTGGCGGTCGATATTGAGCGCAATCTGGTCAAGCCGGTCGAGGAAATCGGCCTGCCTGTCAGCATCGAGACCCGCACCGGCGATACGCCGCAGGCCAAGCGGGCGCGCCAGAAGCTCAACCCGCCGGATATTCTGCTGACCACGCCGGAACAGCTGGCTTTGCTGATCGCCAATGGCGAAGCGCCTCGGTTCTTCAGGGATCTGCGCTATGTGATCTTCGACGAGTTGCATTCGCTCGTCACTTCCAAGCGCGGCCATCTTCTGGCGCTGGGACTGGCCCGGCTGCGGATCTTGGCGCCGGGACTTCAAACCATCGGACTGTCTGCCACCGTTGCCGATCCGCCGGAGCTACAACGGTGGCTGGTGGCGCAAAGACCGGGGGAACCGGCCTTAGCCGGGCTGGTGAAAGTGGCGGGCGGGGCAAGGCCCAACATTACCATTTTGAAGACGCAGGAGCGCATTCCCTGGTCCGGCCATTCGGCCCGCTATGCCATTCCTGACATTTATGCAGTGCTGAAACAGTTTGCGATGACGATCATCTTCGTCAACACTCGCTCTCAGGCGGAAATGCTGTTTCAGGAATTGTGGACGGTCAATGATGACAGCCTGCCAATTGCCCTGCATCACGGCTCGCTGGATGTCGGGCAGCGCCGCAAGGTGGAAGAGGCGATGGCCGCCAACCGGCTGCGTGCCGTGGTCGCCACCTCGACGCTGGATCTCGGTATTGACTGGGGCGAGGTCGATCTCGTCATCCATGTTGGCGCGCCGAAGGGCGCTAGCCGGTTGGCGCAGCGGATTGGCCGGGCCAATCACCGCATGGATGAGCCGAGCCGCGCCATTCTGGTTCCCGCCAACCGCTTCGAGGTGATGGAATGTCAGGCGGCGCTGGATGCCAACTATCTCGGTGCGCAGGACACTCAAGCCGTGGGTGAGGGGCCGCTGGATGTGCTCGCCCAGCATGTGCTGGGCATGGCTTGTGCCGAACCGTTTGATACGGAGGCACTTTATCATGAAGTAACGTCGGCCATGCCTTACGCTTCGTTGCCGCGAGACACGTTCGGGCGGATTGTCGATTTTGTCGCCACCGGTGGCTACGCATTGAAGACCTATGACCGCTATGCCCGCATTCGCAAGACGGCAGAAGGGCGCTGGCGGATTTCCAATCCGGCGGTGGCGCAGCAATACCGGCTCAATCTCGGCACGATTGTCGAGGAGCCGATGCTGAATGTCCGGCTCGTCAAGCGCAATCATCTCGGCTCCATCGGGCGAGGCGGCATGACCCTTGGCAAGGTGGAGGAGTATTTCGTCGAGCAACTGGCGCCGGGCGATACATTTCTGTTTTCCGGCAAGGTCTTGCGGTTCGAAGGCCTGCGTGAAAGCGAGTGCCTGGTGTCCAATGCTTTTTCGCAGGACCCGAAAATTCCGGCCTATGCGGGCGGAAAATTTCCACTCTCGACCTATCTTGCCGATCAGGTGCGGGCCATGCTGGACGATCCCGCCCGCCGCGCCAGCTTGCCGGATCAGGTGCGTGACTGGCTGGAAATCCAGAAAGTCAAATCCGTGTTGCCGAAGCGGGGCGACCTGCTGGTTGAGACTTTTCCACGCGGCAAGCGCTTCTACATGGTGCTCTATCCATTCGAGGGGCGGCTGGCCCATCAGACGCTGGGCATGCTGCTGACGCGGCGGCTGGAACGGTGGCGGGCCAAGCCGCTTGGCTTTGTGGCGACGGATTACGCCCTGGCGATCTGGGGACTGGAGGATCTCGGCTGGATGGTGTCCACGGGCAAGCTTTCGCTGGCTGACCTGTTCGAGGAAGACATGCTGGGCGACGATCTGGAGGCCTGGCTGGACTCTTCCTACATGCTGAAGCGAACCTTCCGCACCTGCGCGGTGATTGCCGGGCTGATTGAAAAGCGCCATCCCGGCAAGGAAAAATCCGGCAGGCAGGTGACGGTTTCCGCGGACCTGATCTATGATGTGCTGCGCGCCCATGAGCCTGATCATATCCTGTTGCAGGCAACCCGTGCCGATGCGGCAAATGGTCTTTTGGACATTGCCCGGCTTGGCGATATGCTAAAGCGAATCAAAGGCCATATTCTCCATAAGGCACTGGACCATGTCTCGCCGCTGGCCGTGCCGGTCATGCTGGAGATCGGCCGGGAAACGGTGGTCGGCGAAGCGCAAGAAGATGTGCTGGCGGAAGCGGCGGAAGATCTTATCGCTGAAGCGATGGGATAA
- a CDS encoding transporter substrate-binding domain-containing protein, whose amino-acid sequence MTFFRTALVTALLLTSSLAHAEDGTLATIKQAGVIRIGTTGDYKPFSYKGGDGELVGADISMGKALATDLGVKPEFVMTTWKTMLEDFKAGKFDMVLGGITVNPARAEVGDFSLSNVKDGKRPIVRCEDKDRLVTLEAIDQPSVRVIVNPGGTNDKFAHEHFTKAPIEVFPDNKVIFDQIAANKADVMVTDGVEVDLQSKLHPGVLCPSAVKEPFTHFENAYLLRKDPAFKAAVDGFMAKALENGDWKAKLDAAMQ is encoded by the coding sequence ATGACGTTTTTCCGCACCGCTCTGGTCACAGCCCTGCTGTTGACGTCCTCTCTTGCCCATGCCGAGGATGGCACACTGGCAACCATCAAGCAGGCGGGCGTGATCCGCATCGGCACGACAGGGGACTATAAACCCTTCAGCTATAAGGGTGGCGATGGCGAATTGGTTGGCGCCGATATTTCCATGGGCAAGGCGCTGGCCACAGACCTCGGCGTCAAGCCGGAATTTGTGATGACCACCTGGAAAACCATGCTGGAGGATTTCAAGGCTGGAAAGTTCGACATGGTTCTGGGCGGCATTACCGTTAATCCGGCCCGCGCTGAGGTGGGCGATTTTTCGCTTTCAAATGTCAAGGACGGCAAACGGCCGATCGTCCGTTGTGAGGACAAGGACCGGCTGGTGACGCTGGAGGCGATCGATCAGCCCTCGGTGCGCGTTATCGTCAATCCCGGCGGCACCAACGACAAATTTGCCCATGAGCATTTCACCAAGGCGCCTATCGAGGTGTTTCCCGATAATAAGGTGATTTTCGATCAGATTGCCGCCAACAAGGCGGATGTAATGGTGACCGACGGCGTGGAAGTGGACCTGCAATCCAAGCTGCATCCCGGCGTGCTTTGCCCTTCTGCCGTCAAGGAACCCTTCACCCATTTTGAAAACGCCTATCTGCTGCGCAAGGACCCGGCCTTCAAGGCTGCGGTGGACGGTTTCATGGCCAAGGCGCTGGAAAACGGTGACTGGAAGGCCAAGCTGGATGCTGCGATGCAGTAA
- a CDS encoding YitT family protein, translating into MAAADKQAGKSRKPMASSPEQHSLLDDVQGLLAGSMLAALGVVLLSNAKLLSGGTAGVAFLLHYVSAVGFGPIFFAINLPFYYFAFRRMGLAFTAKTFIAVLLTSVLSAILPKFIGFSLLDPLVAAIFGGLLVGTGMLVLFRHQASLGGFGILALYLQDRYGWRAGLVQLCFDGMVLIGSFFVATPGIIACSIIGAVVVNLTLAINHRKDRYIAM; encoded by the coding sequence ATGGCGGCAGCAGACAAACAGGCAGGCAAGTCCCGCAAGCCCATGGCCTCAAGTCCTGAACAGCATTCCCTGCTGGACGATGTGCAGGGCCTGCTGGCGGGCAGCATGCTGGCGGCGCTGGGCGTCGTCTTGTTGTCCAATGCCAAATTGCTTTCCGGCGGCACAGCGGGGGTCGCCTTTCTGCTGCATTATGTGTCGGCTGTGGGGTTTGGGCCGATCTTCTTTGCCATCAACCTGCCCTTCTACTATTTCGCTTTCCGGCGGATGGGTCTGGCCTTCACGGCTAAAACCTTCATCGCGGTGCTGCTGACCTCCGTGCTGAGCGCCATCCTGCCGAAATTCATCGGCTTTTCCCTGCTGGACCCGTTGGTGGCGGCCATCTTCGGCGGGCTGCTGGTCGGAACTGGCATGCTGGTGCTGTTTCGCCATCAGGCCAGTCTCGGCGGCTTTGGCATATTGGCGCTGTATCTTCAAGATCGCTATGGCTGGCGGGCCGGGCTTGTGCAGCTTTGCTTTGACGGCATGGTGCTGATTGGCTCGTTCTTCGTGGCGACGCCCGGCATTATTGCCTGCTCGATCATCGGCGCTGTTGTCGTCAACCTGACGCTGGCGATCAATCACCGTAAGGACCGCTATATCGCCATGTAG
- a CDS encoding diguanylate cyclase — protein sequence MNTTMTLILVNSALVTLFSIVSSRLAGWLEQQNPAYRPIGLGIAGGVTAIVAMQFPITIVPGLFMDLRSSAIAVCALMGGPVCAIFAAGIAITWRVLEGGIGAGAGALAILLAAGAGVWAGWRDEQAILSLRRIAAMGLGLIILPQVTLLVIPSETWPAVFAVLPLLLPMQSLAALLAAAVIRSETLQRARLQEAKLYRTVIESMPETLTAKDRDGRFILTNLASASALGLNDPAQMIGKTDADFHSPELAARYRADEEAVFAEGKPVHIEQSYETPAGAKGWYSTLKYPIHDQRTGEIIALATHSRDISKQKELEQQLAESRQQLADALANMADGLVMFDRQGKLVYCNERYRSMFSKTADIRVPGADLHDIIAASRARGEEMTPRDSDPILPEQLFDSLPVLPLVPGKREITLWDGRSLEAQTRSVGGGGSLIVFTDITRAKQAEGLLRHTNRALEKAAFTDGLTGLYNRRAFDVQLRQEFARSHRTGSGVSLLMIDIDHFKLFNDRYGHQAGDQCLRQIAATLRSVAKRSTDIAARYGGEEMALILSDTDLAGGSTVAEYYCQAVRDLHIPHGDSEKGIVTVSIGVAAAPSDDIQSSDDLVASADAALYQAKHSGRDQYVTASHGPALDTVQQNRKLVLAIGNALK from the coding sequence ATGAACACGACCATGACGCTTATTCTGGTCAATAGTGCCCTTGTCACGCTGTTTTCCATCGTTTCGAGCAGACTGGCCGGATGGCTGGAACAGCAGAACCCTGCCTATAGGCCAATCGGGCTTGGTATTGCCGGCGGCGTCACGGCCATCGTCGCCATGCAATTTCCGATAACGATCGTACCGGGTCTTTTCATGGACCTTCGCAGCAGTGCGATTGCGGTCTGCGCACTGATGGGCGGTCCGGTTTGTGCCATTTTCGCAGCGGGCATTGCTATAACCTGGCGTGTTCTGGAAGGTGGGATCGGCGCTGGAGCCGGAGCTCTGGCTATTTTACTGGCTGCAGGCGCGGGTGTTTGGGCAGGCTGGCGCGATGAACAGGCAATCTTGAGCCTACGGCGTATCGCGGCCATGGGCCTTGGTCTCATCATTCTGCCACAGGTAACGCTCTTGGTCATTCCGTCTGAAACATGGCCAGCGGTGTTTGCCGTCTTGCCACTGCTTTTGCCAATGCAATCCCTAGCTGCTCTGCTTGCAGCGGCTGTGATCAGAAGCGAGACATTGCAACGCGCTCGATTACAGGAGGCAAAACTTTACCGGACCGTGATTGAGAGCATGCCGGAAACCCTGACGGCCAAGGATCGAGATGGCCGCTTCATCCTGACCAATCTCGCCTCGGCTTCGGCCCTGGGCCTGAACGACCCCGCGCAGATGATTGGCAAAACCGATGCGGATTTTCATTCCCCCGAGCTTGCAGCCCGCTACCGTGCTGACGAAGAGGCTGTCTTTGCCGAGGGCAAACCTGTCCATATCGAGCAGAGCTATGAAACGCCTGCCGGCGCCAAGGGCTGGTATTCGACCCTGAAATATCCGATCCACGACCAGAGGACCGGAGAGATCATCGCTCTTGCCACCCATAGCCGCGACATCAGCAAGCAGAAGGAATTGGAGCAGCAATTGGCTGAGAGCCGCCAGCAATTGGCCGATGCCCTGGCCAATATGGCCGATGGGCTTGTGATGTTCGATCGACAGGGAAAGCTGGTCTATTGCAATGAACGCTATCGCTCCATGTTTTCCAAAACCGCGGATATCAGGGTGCCTGGCGCTGATCTGCACGACATCATCGCCGCTTCGCGCGCACGTGGCGAAGAGATGACACCTCGCGACAGCGACCCCATCCTGCCAGAACAACTCTTCGACAGTCTGCCTGTTTTACCGCTGGTGCCGGGCAAGCGCGAAATTACCCTCTGGGACGGAAGAAGCCTCGAAGCGCAGACAAGAAGTGTCGGCGGAGGCGGTTCGCTGATCGTCTTTACGGATATTACCAGGGCAAAACAGGCGGAGGGTTTACTGCGCCATACCAATCGCGCCCTGGAAAAAGCGGCCTTTACCGATGGGCTTACCGGCCTTTACAACCGGCGCGCCTTTGATGTGCAACTCCGGCAAGAATTTGCACGCTCCCACCGCACCGGGTCGGGCGTCAGCCTTTTGATGATCGATATCGACCATTTCAAACTGTTTAACGATCGCTACGGACACCAGGCCGGGGACCAATGCCTGCGCCAGATCGCCGCGACTTTGCGTTCGGTCGCGAAACGCAGCACCGATATCGCTGCCCGCTATGGCGGCGAGGAAATGGCGCTCATTCTCTCCGACACCGATCTTGCCGGAGGCTCGACTGTGGCGGAATACTATTGCCAGGCAGTTCGCGACCTGCACATTCCCCATGGCGATAGCGAAAAGGGTATCGTCACCGTCAGTATCGGCGTGGCAGCTGCCCCGTCCGACGATATACAGTCCAGCGACGATCTGGTGGCGAGCGCCGACGCTGCACTTTACCAGGCAAAACACAGCGGCCGCGACCAGTATGTCACCGCCAGCCATGGTCCCGCCCTGGACACGGTCCAGCAAAACCGCAAACTGGTTTTGGCAATCGGCAATGCCTTAAAGTAA
- a CDS encoding histidine-type phosphatase, which yields MGISVRTLVFSALGMAIAGFAAPGFTPLAFADSGMVLDKYVVLMRHGVRPQTSAKEIAPLSSKPWLQWDTADGQLTPHGAEATAQLARWEGAMLRGRGLLPQDGCPATGTVFGWANGSVKRTIDTGNVMLSTLFPGCGLTVGFNNTEATDGVDVLYAPSDTKLGAVDPDKAKAAILEAAGGDLEKPRARAASLMQELDGILDCCAASLCEKAEASAACTLSDRPWSIKVKQAKGEKPASVEVVGPLKDAGTVVQVFLLQYANGFPADQVGFGKVPTEADIIRLSQLRQIKYDLGNRVPYLAARDGSNLLNQILLAVAADPATGLANNSAPSDGPPNAKYLLFAGSDTQQAEIGAMLGLHWHIPPYLDDETPPTGTMAFERLHDATGKVFVRMQFIAPSLDQIRNASVLDDKNPPLQATITMPGCEQQQVDGACPLDRFLAIARPKLDMTAVAPQIYLASGH from the coding sequence ATGGGCATATCGGTTCGAACATTGGTTTTCTCCGCGCTTGGCATGGCGATAGCGGGTTTTGCCGCACCGGGTTTTACCCCACTGGCCTTTGCCGATAGCGGCATGGTGCTGGATAAGTATGTGGTGCTGATGCGCCATGGCGTGCGCCCGCAAACCAGCGCCAAGGAAATCGCCCCGCTGTCGTCCAAGCCCTGGCTGCAATGGGATACCGCCGATGGTCAATTGACGCCGCACGGCGCTGAAGCAACGGCACAATTGGCACGGTGGGAGGGCGCTATGCTCCGGGGCCGGGGGCTTTTGCCGCAAGACGGCTGCCCTGCGACCGGCACGGTGTTCGGCTGGGCGAATGGTTCGGTGAAGCGCACCATCGATACCGGCAATGTGATGCTTTCCACCCTGTTTCCCGGCTGTGGTCTGACAGTTGGCTTCAATAATACCGAGGCCACGGATGGCGTCGATGTGCTCTATGCCCCTTCCGATACCAAGCTTGGCGCTGTCGATCCCGACAAGGCCAAGGCTGCAATTTTGGAGGCAGCGGGTGGCGATCTTGAAAAGCCCCGGGCGCGCGCCGCCAGCCTGATGCAGGAACTCGACGGTATTCTCGACTGCTGCGCAGCTTCGCTTTGCGAAAAGGCCGAGGCGTCGGCTGCCTGTACGTTGTCCGACCGTCCCTGGTCGATCAAGGTCAAGCAGGCCAAGGGGGAAAAGCCTGCCAGCGTCGAAGTGGTCGGCCCGTTGAAGGATGCAGGCACCGTCGTACAGGTCTTCCTGCTGCAATATGCCAATGGTTTTCCTGCCGATCAGGTCGGATTTGGCAAGGTGCCGACAGAAGCGGACATTATCCGCCTGTCGCAGCTGCGCCAGATCAAATATGATCTCGGCAATCGTGTTCCTTATCTTGCCGCCCGCGATGGTTCCAATCTTCTCAATCAGATCTTGCTGGCGGTTGCCGCCGATCCGGCAACGGGTCTGGCCAACAATAGTGCGCCCAGCGATGGTCCGCCAAATGCGAAATATCTGCTCTTTGCCGGTTCCGACACGCAGCAGGCGGAAATTGGCGCCATGCTCGGCCTGCATTGGCATATCCCGCCTTATCTCGATGATGAAACGCCACCCACCGGCACCATGGCGTTCGAGCGCCTGCACGATGCCACGGGCAAGGTGTTCGTGCGCATGCAGTTCATCGCGCCGTCGCTGGACCAGATCCGCAATGCATCGGTTCTGGATGACAAAAACCCGCCACTCCAGGCGACCATCACCATGCCAGGCTGCGAGCAACAACAGGTTGATGGCGCCTGTCCGCTGGACCGGTTCCTCGCCATCGCCCGCCCCAAGCTGGACATGACGGCAGTGGCGCCGCAAATCTATCTGGCGAGTGGGCATTGA